The genomic interval GAATAGATTGCTCCAGCGTCCCCCCTGTAACTTCAACTATCTGATCGACTCCACGGCCATTTGTTAATTCCCGTACCCTGTCATGCCAGTCGGGCCTTGTGCGATAATTAATTACGTCATCAGCGCCCAATGCTTTTAACCGTTGTGCTTTCTCTTCCGAAGAAGTGGTGGCAATAACAAATGCCCCCATCATTTTTGCAAATTGAATTGCAAAAAGTGATACGCCTCCCGAACCCAGCGTTAATACTGTCTGCCCCGCCTGCAGTGCCTTACCGCCCGTTAATGCATTCCAGGCTGTAAGCGCGGCACAGGGTAAGGTGGCTGCTTCTTCATATGAAAGATGCGCAGGGATATGAACCACGGCCTCTTCACTCACAATGGCATATTCCGTTAATAATCCATCCAGTGAACCGCCGATCTGTGCAGCATGTTCAAGGGCAAAAGGACCATCGGTCCAGTAGGGGAACATTTGCACCGCCACACGGTCGCCCGGTTTTGTACGTGTAACATTAGCCCCCGTAGCAACTACTTCACCTGCGCCATCAGATACCGCTACGACATCCGGCTTCACAGGCAGTGGATAACTACCTTTGAATATCATCAGGTCACGATAACTAAGCGAGTTGGCATGTATGCGTAGCAGTACCTCTTCAGGTCCGGGTTGTGGTATTGGATGTTCTTTTACCGAGAGCGATTCAAGGCCATCGCCATACTGCACATGATAGCTTTTCATGCGGGCTTCCCGGTTGTATATGACTGTGGCTGCGGATTGTTGCTGCATTGTTTCCATAAAAAATATTTATGCAGCAAATCTAGGGCAGTCAGTATATTTGAGTCAAGTATGCACCTTTTAGTAGCCTACTCACTAATTGTATACTATTGTTGATAATCAGCAACAAAATTTTGCTAAAATGACGAAAATAAAAGCGCCTCAATCTAAATGTCCTGTTGACTATGCCTTTCAACGCATCGGCGGCAAATACAAGGGCCGTATTTTATGGAGTTTGAAAGATGGTGTAAAACGTTATGGACAACTGCGTCGTTTCATTTCCGGCATTACCCCAAAAATGCTCACCCAGGTATTGCGTGAACTGGAGGAAGATGAGCTGATCACACGAAAAGTATACCTCGAAATACCACCGCGTGTTGAATATGCCCTTACCGAAAATGGGTACAAGCTTATTCCATCCATAGAAATGATCAGTCTCTGGGGACAGGCGCAGATGCAACAGCATGGCATACAGGGAATGGAGCTCGCAGAAGAAGAGCAAGGCATTATAACCGATATAGATGAATAACCGATAACATTATTGCAGCTTGGCAGGAACCGCCTTACCGATCCTGCAGGCAGTTCTTTCTGTAACTCCCCGGATTCTCTCCCGTCATCTTTTTAAACAGGCGGTTAAAGTAGGAGATATTCTCGAACCCCAGGCTATATGCCAGGTCTTTGATGGACAGATCCCTTATCAGCATGATCTGTTGTGCCTTCTCAATTTTCTTTTGATTGATGTATTTACCGGGTGTACGACCCATATTCCTGTTGAACAGGCGGATAAAATGATCCTTTGTAAGGAAACATAAAGCAGCCAGATCTTCTATATTAATCGGCTTATCTATATTCGTATGGATATGATGCAGGCATTTCAGTATCCGCTTGTCGAGATCCAGCTTCTTTTCGGAGGCATGGACCAGGAAACGGGAAAAGACCTGCCTGATGATGCCCTGTGCTTCCATTTCAAAAGCAAAGGGCATGGTCTTGTGAATAGCTATATTCTTAATGAGGGTCGTGGAATTGTCATACGAGCAGGGATCATAGACCTGCAGCCTGCGATCCGGATTGATAAGGGCAAGGCGTTGTATCAGCTGTATCGTTAGCGGATCTGCACCTATTTCTACAGGAAAATCTACCATGTCAAAAATACTGGGGCCGCCATCCATTTCCTCATAGATGTGGATATAATACAATGACAGGGGACCTTCACATTCATATCCGTGGTCGATGTAGGAAGGTGTAAGATATAAATGATCCTTCTTCAGTTCATATGTTCTGCCTCCCCGGATTATTTTGGCTGTCCCGCTCTCTATGAGGTGTATCCTTGTAAAAGGACTGCATACATTCTTCCAGTTCCAGTCCGCATTATGGACGGCATGACCAATGTTCAGCAAAATGAAATCCGGGAACTTGCGTTCTCCACTCATGTTCATAGTAGTTACAACAAAAGTAAGATTGAATATCGATAAAGTACAGCTTTTTTGTCGATATAGGACAAAAGGCAAAAAAGGGATATCGGTATTTTTGGAAGATGAAATCATATTTTTTATTAAAAAACCAGGTCCTGCGGGGCCCTGTTCTGTATACCTCATGTTACTACGACGTGGTTGCCTTTTATAAGCGCCTTTACCTGAAGCATGAATGGCCATGGGTCCCGTTAAGTCGCTATATGAATCATTTAAAGGCATACGCAGCATCTGACCATATCCGGGATACCAGATCCGTCAGGCAGGCACTTTAGGGCCAGGTACCAGGCTGAAGAAGGTGATGGGGCTATGTATGCACAAACCTGTCTCCTTAGTATCAAAATAGACAACCCGGATGACTTCACCCACGCTATGAATAGATAGCCTACAACATGAGATAATTTTTCCGGTCAGGCTCCGCACCGGGTGCGTTATGCCGAAACTCCCTGGAACCTAAATATGCGTGTAGATTCCTGAAAAAGTAGTAACTTAAAAGGGAGGGATGGATTTCTTGTGGTAAATCTGCTGTAATGCGTTTTCTTATTTTCGTTTTTGCAAATTTAATATCGCTCGCTGTTTTAGCTCAAAGTGAACAATACGATTTTTCCAAACTTGATATACACAGTGGCCTTTCCAGTAACCAGGTGAACACCATCCTGAAGGATGCAGATGGCTTTTTGTGGTTTGGCACGTCTTCAGGGCTTAATCGTTATGATGGCTATTCCTGCAGGGTATTCCGCAGGCAACCAAATGATAACTCATCTCTCAGCGATAACTTTATCCGCTGGCTCTACCCTCTTCCTGATGGAAAGATGTGGGTATTGACAAAAGGCGCCTCCTGCATTTATGATGCACATACAGAAAAATTCGATACCGCCTGCAACGCGTATCTGCACTCGCTTGGCCTGCCCCCGGGTTTTATAAAAAATATAGTGAAAGGCGGTCAGGGAAGATATTGGTTCCTGTACGAAGATGGCGGATTATATTTATTCTCAGACAGGGACAAAAAAACAAGACTATTCAACCAGGGCCCCTCCCCCGATCCGGCGGCTAAAATAACCGGTGTTCAGGAAACAGAGGATGGAAAACTATGGATGGTATACGAGGACGGCTTTTTGCAGCAGTCTGACATCGCTGGCAATAAAACTGCTTTCTCCAGCACCGTGTTCCGCCAGTTGAACCCGGGGAACAATAGCTACAGCCTGCTATTGGACAATGACGGCGATGTCTGGATCTGGTGCTTCCCATATGGCGCATTTCTCTTTCATCCGAAAGATAATTCGATCAGGCGGTTCAGTGAAAGCTCCTCCCCAACTAAGCTAAGCTCAAACCTCGTTACCCAGATCGTGCAGGACAAAAAAGGCATTATCTGGATTGCAACTGATTACGGAGGAGTTACACTCATTAACAAAAAAGACAATTTCCGCACAAGTTACCTGTTAAATGATCTTAAAGACCCTAAAAGTCTCAGCCAGAATAGCATCAGGGTATTATATAAAGACTATGATGGCGTTATCTGGCTGGGCACCTATAAACAGGGACTTAATTATTTCAATAGCAATACGGTAAGATTTCCCTGTTATCGTCACGAAATATCCAATTTAAACAGCCTCCCATACGATGATGTGAACCGTTTCGTTGAAGACAAACAGGGGAATATCTGGATCGGTACCAATGGCGGCGGATTGATATACTTTGACAGAAGGAACAATACATTCAGACAGTACCTGCATAATCCCAACAACCCGAACAGCCTGAGCAACAACGTAATAGTAAGCCTGTGTATCGATCATAAAGGTATCCTCTGGATCGGAACCTACACCGGTGGTTTAAATAGTTTTGATGGCAATAAATTCACACCGTATAAACACGATAGTAAAGACACTTTCAGTTTA from Chitinophaga filiformis carries:
- a CDS encoding helix-turn-helix domain-containing protein: MSGERKFPDFILLNIGHAVHNADWNWKNVCSPFTRIHLIESGTAKIIRGGRTYELKKDHLYLTPSYIDHGYECEGPLSLYYIHIYEEMDGGPSIFDMVDFPVEIGADPLTIQLIQRLALINPDRRLQVYDPCSYDNSTTLIKNIAIHKTMPFAFEMEAQGIIRQVFSRFLVHASEKKLDLDKRILKCLHHIHTNIDKPINIEDLAALCFLTKDHFIRLFNRNMGRTPGKYINQKKIEKAQQIMLIRDLSIKDLAYSLGFENISYFNRLFKKMTGENPGSYRKNCLQDR
- a CDS encoding winged helix-turn-helix transcriptional regulator, whose protein sequence is MTKIKAPQSKCPVDYAFQRIGGKYKGRILWSLKDGVKRYGQLRRFISGITPKMLTQVLRELEEDELITRKVYLEIPPRVEYALTENGYKLIPSIEMISLWGQAQMQQHGIQGMELAEEEQGIITDIDE
- a CDS encoding zinc-dependent alcohol dehydrogenase family protein yields the protein METMQQQSAATVIYNREARMKSYHVQYGDGLESLSVKEHPIPQPGPEEVLLRIHANSLSYRDLMIFKGSYPLPVKPDVVAVSDGAGEVVATGANVTRTKPGDRVAVQMFPYWTDGPFALEHAAQIGGSLDGLLTEYAIVSEEAVVHIPAHLSYEEAATLPCAALTAWNALTGGKALQAGQTVLTLGSGGVSLFAIQFAKMMGAFVIATTSSEEKAQRLKALGADDVINYRTRPDWHDRVRELTNGRGVDQIVEVTGGTLEQSIQSVAIEGQINFVGRLDAGAQTININMLFRSCASVRVVAVGSRAQFIAMNTAIEANQLHPVIDKVFPFEEAADAFRYLQEGKYFGKVVISQRHVNR